The Bombus vancouverensis nearcticus unplaced genomic scaffold, iyBomVanc1_principal scaffold0030, whole genome shotgun sequence genome includes a window with the following:
- the LOC143304300 gene encoding glutathione S-transferase-like: MRDYSFFHNLFSLRLGGKTQMNVTVGFIYVSDICYYRMEENPEKKEARKNQLLNETIPFYLTKFDQIIGKNKGYIIPSTTTWADFVFAAALENFEYMFGASALDKYPALRALKKRIYRIPAISDWLIRRPFTNS; encoded by the exons ATGAGAGactactccttctttcacaacttattttctcttcgtttggggggaaaaacacaaatgaacgtaacggttggtttcatatacgtttcagatatctgctactatcgcatggaggagaatcctgaaaagaaggaagcgaggaagaatcaacttttgaacgaaacaataccattttacttgactaaattcgaccagattattggcaaaaataaaggatatatcattccttctacc acgacatgggcggacttcgtgtttgcagcggcccttgaaaatttcgagtatatgtttggggcatcagctttggataaatatccagctcttcgagcattgaagaaaaggattTATAGAATACCGgccatttctgattggctgattaggcgcccattcacaaacagctaa
- the LOC143304308 gene encoding glutathione S-transferase-like — MLVADRRKVAQSTAICRYLAKQYDLAGKTDWANLHIDATLDTIHDIRHKIAAFHYEEDEKVKAAKRKAAEETLPFILERLDQQVKENDGYFYDGTLSWADLTFVALLDYLNVMYKSDLIENYENLKLLEKKVLLLPKIKNWIERRPVSEF; from the exons atgctcgtagctgatagaaggaaggttgctcagtctacagctatttgccgttacttagccaaacaatatgacttagctggaaagactgactgggcaaatcttcatattgatgccactcttgatactattcatgatattcgtcata aaattgccgccttccactatgaggaggacgagaaggtcaaagctgcaaaacgcaaggctgctgaagagacgctaccgttcattttagaacgtttggaccagcaagtgaaggaaaatgacggctacttctacgatggtactctctcttgggctgatttaacattcgttgctctgctcgattatttgaacgttatgtacaagtctgatctgatcgagaattacgagaatctgaagctgctggagaaaaaggtcctccttctgcccaagatcaaaaactggattgagagacgcccagttagcgaattctaa